In one window of Tachypleus tridentatus isolate NWPU-2018 chromosome 2, ASM421037v1, whole genome shotgun sequence DNA:
- the LOC143244292 gene encoding beta-1,4-galactosyltransferase galt-1-like — MSHKISVRWKSFLAIVFTGGAVIFLQHNEISHTLTEHARYSTQVGHAVPVSNPLTSVIDSFIDAHSNMDNWKRVATDVYIYSAYWDDRDRLEKPSVVVMAAGVRKSKNLSSINCVFSNDTQSEEYAANTTFEILKEHHHKYASGILFYCQPLFDKPSLYVTLRFKNIINNIWIPIRKFTYDTKVYFTNTTALCMRPLYGNLNISQTLAEFIAFYQAIGVSHFSFYNAGITNATLFFLTQLRKNGISITLNSWDLPEDLRSIWAMGQMVAIQDCIYRHMSYDLLVIVDLDEFIVPQKKYKTTLQKIVQDVDKRLANKSHFLWGSYVFRQTFFCVEYHSININKNSNLNLITQTKLLHESKIWPYCDRSKYILRPQTVKMGGIHCILKHLPGFKIYLFPSKTALIHHYREGIRFCKNKNTSLTVSNRAALTYRQEILNSKALQRWIKFIKS; from the coding sequence ATGAGCCATAAAATCTCTGTCAGATGGAAATCGTTTCTTGCTATTGTGTTTACTGGTGGAGCTGTAATATTTCTTCAACATAATGAAATTAGTCATACTTTGACTGAACACGCCCGTTACTCGACCCAAGTTGGTCATGCTGTTCCGGTTTCAAATCCTTTAACTAGCGTTATTGATTCTTTCATTGACGCCCACAGTAACATGGATAATTGGAAAAGAGTTGCAACAGATGTTTATATATACTCTGCATACTGGGATGATAGAGATAGGCTTGAGAAACCTTCCGTGGTTGTGATGGCAGCTGGAGTCCGAAAAAGCAAGAATCTTTCATCTATAAATTGTGTATTTAGTAATGACACACAATCAGAAGAGTATGCAGCCAACACCACCTTCGAAATATTAAAGGAACATCATCACAAATATGCTTCAGGTATTCTCTTTTACTGTCAACCTTTGTTTGATAAGCCTTCTCTTTATGTAACTCTAagattcaaaaatattattaataacatttggATTCCTATTCGCAAATTCACCTATGATACCAAAGTATATTTTACTAATACGACAGCACTATGTATGCGACCTCTATATGGAAACTTAAACATCAGTCAAACTCTCGCTGAATTCATAGCGTTTTATCAGGCAATTGGAGTATCACATTTCTCTTTCTATAATGCTGGAATAACAAATGCAACACTTTTTTTTCTAACCCAGCTTCGTAAAAACGGTATTTCCATTACCCTAAATTCCTGGGATCTTCCGGAAGATCTGAGATCAATATGGGCAATGGGACAAATGGTTGCCATTCAAGACTGCATATACAGACATATGAGCTATGACTTACTGGTTATAGTTGATTTGGATGAATTTATTGTTccacagaaaaaatataaaacaactttgcAAAAAATAGTGCAGGATGTAGACAAACGTCTCGCAAACAAATCACACTTCCTGTGGGGTAGTTATGTTTTCCGACAAACTTTTTTTTGTGTTGAATATCATtccataaacataaataaaaatagtaatctCAATCTAATAACCCAGACCAAACTGTTGCATGAAAGTAAGATATGGCCATATTGCGATCGTTCGAAGTACATCCTTCGACCCCAAACGGTTAAAATGGGTGGAATTCACTGCATTTTGAAACATCTTCCAGGCttcaaaatatatctttttcCTAGTAAAACTGCACTTATTCATCATTACAGAGAAGGAAtcagattttgtaaaaataaaaatacatcctTGACTGTAAGTAATCGAGCCGCTTTAACCTACAGACaagaaattttaaattcaaagGCTCTTCAAAGGTGGATAAAGTTCATTAAAAGCTAA